CCTTTCGCCAATTTGAGAAACGCAGGGAGATAGAATGGCCAAAGACGTTTTCACCCGAACCAAACCACACGTCAATGTCGGCACGATCGGCCACATCGACCACGGCAAGACCACGCTCACCGGCGCTCTTTTGGCCGTTCAATCGGCTAAAGGCTTGGCTAGTTTCAAGAGCTACGCCGATATCGCCAAGGGGGGCACCGTCCGCGACGAAACCAAAACGGTCACCATTGCGGTCAGTCACGTCGAGTACGAGACGCAGAAGCGCCACTACGCCCATATCGACTGTCCGGGGCACGCCGACTTCATCAAGAACATGATCACCGGCGCCGCTCAGATGGACGGCGGGATCCTCGTGGTCTCGGCGGCCGACGGCCCGATGCCGCAAACCCGTGAGCACATTTTGCTGGCGCGTCAAGTCGGGGTGCCGGCCCTGTGCGTGTTTTTGAACAAGATCGACCTCGTCGACGACCCCGAGTTGCTCGAGCTGGTCGAGTTGGAATTGCGCGAACTGCTCACGCACTATGGCTTTCCCGGCGACGAGATTCCCATCGTTCGCGGCTCGGCGAAGGGAGCTTACGACGCGCCCAAGGATCCGAAGACGATCAAGTGCATCGAGGAGTTGCTGGATGCCGTCGATAGCTATATTCCCGAGCCGGTGCGCGAGGTGGACAAGCCGTTCTTGATGGCCGTCGAGGACGTGTTCTCGATCGAAGGCCGCGGCACGGTCGCGACGGGTCGGATCGAGCGCGGCATTGTCAAGGTGGGAGACGACGTGGAAATCATCGGACTCTCCGAAAAGCCCCGCAAGGTGGTTTGCACGGGAGTCGAGATGTTCAACAAGACCCTCGATCAAGGACAAGCGGGCGACAATGTCGGCTGCCTGTTGCGCGGCATCAAGCGTGAAGAAATCGAGCGCGGCCAGGTGTTGGCCAAACCCGGCTCGATCACGCCGCACACCAAGTTCGAGGCCGAGGTCTACGTGTTGTCGAAGGAAGAAGGAGGGCGGCACACGCCGTTCTTCAGCGGCTATCGGCCGCAGTTTTACTTCCGCACGACCGATGTGACCGGCACGGCCAACCTGATGGGAGACGCCGAGATGTGCATGCCGGGGGACAACGCCCGGATCAGCGTCGAACTCCAGACTCCCATCGCGATGGACGACGGAGTGCGGTTCGCCATTCGTGAGGGGGGCCGAACGGTCGGCTCGGGCGTGGTGACGAAGATTCACGCCTGACAAGCTTATGAAGGGGTGTAGCTCAATTGGCAGAGCGCTGGTCTCCAAAACCAGAGGTTGCGAGTTCAATTCCCGCCGCCCCTGCCAGTTACCGCCACGACCCGTGCGAGGTTGTCCGCAGCACCGCGGTCGTCATTGCCGCGGCGGACAGACTCGCCGGTCGTCGTGGCCCGGCCGCGCCGGGGTGCGCGGGGAAGAGTGCGATCGCGAATCGTGCCGAGCCGACCGGGCATGAAGCCGGCCGATTGTCGGATTGCGGCTGACTGTTGGTCGAAAGGAATGGTATGACCACCAAGCGGATGACGGAAAGCATTCCAGGCGAAAGAAAGAAAAGAGAGGTCTCGTTGAACGGATTCTGGCGAGACATGTTTCGGCTCGGCTTGTACAAGCGAAACCAAGGACGGATCACTCGGCAGGTGACGTTTGCGGCGCTGGCTTTGGTGGCCTTGTTGGGCTCGTGGCGGATCAGTGAATCGCTCGGCGGAACCGCGTATGTTCGGTACGGAATCCCCGCGCTCCTGGCCGCGGTCGGGCTGTGGTTGTGTTTTCGGCTGGTCAACATGCCTCGGTTCGCCGATTTTTTGATCGCGGTCGAGGCCGAAATGAGCAAGGTGTCCTGGCCGACACGGAAGGAGCTGTTTCGGGGATCGATCGTGGTCATTGTGACGATTGTGGTTTTGGCCACGGTGCTGGTACTGTTCGATTTGCTGTGGCAGTCGCTGCTCCGGTTGTTGGGAGTGGGCGTCGGCTAATTGAGCGGCAAGGCAAAGGCGGTTGTGTCGCGCAGATCTCAAGGGGGCAATGTGATCGACGAGGTAGACAACGTGGCGGGGCAACCGCAGCCGGAAGCGACATTGCCGCCGGACGGCGCTGAATCCCATGCGGACCGCGCTCCTCACGCCGCGCATGAACACGCTGCGCCTGAACATGTTGCGCACCAGCAGGCCAGGAGCGAAGATGCGCACGAGTCGGCGCGTGAACCTGCTGCCGAAGTGGCGCCAGTCGTCGAACATCAACCCAAGAGTGAGCCCGTCGGCGCTTCGGCCCCCAACGGCCGACTCTCCTCGGACGAGTCCGCCGCGGAGGAAGAGATTCGAAAGGAGTGGTACATCCTCAAGGTGCAGAGCAACCGCGAGGAATCGATCAAAGAAGGGCTGATGCGCCGCGTCAGGGCTGCCGGACTCGATCGCTATTTTGGCGAGTGCATCGTGCCGACCGAAATGGTCTCCGAGTTCAAAGGGGGCAAGAAGCGAGTCACGAAGCGGAAG
The window above is part of the Pirellulales bacterium genome. Proteins encoded here:
- the nusG gene encoding transcription termination/antitermination protein NusG; translation: MSRRSQGGNVIDEVDNVAGQPQPEATLPPDGAESHADRAPHAAHEHAAPEHVAHQQARSEDAHESAREPAAEVAPVVEHQPKSEPVGASAPNGRLSSDESAAEEEIRKEWYILKVQSNREESIKEGLMRRVRAAGLDRYFGECIVPTEMVSEFKGGKKRVTKRKLYPGYLVVHMAINDDTWYLVRETTGIGDFTGSVGRPTPMLAHDVQKILSKTEEKTDEAPKLKISFKKGDRVKINEGTFENFEGDVDAIDEANGRVIVMINIFGRSTPVELEYWQIEAL
- the tuf gene encoding elongation factor Tu, which encodes MAKDVFTRTKPHVNVGTIGHIDHGKTTLTGALLAVQSAKGLASFKSYADIAKGGTVRDETKTVTIAVSHVEYETQKRHYAHIDCPGHADFIKNMITGAAQMDGGILVVSAADGPMPQTREHILLARQVGVPALCVFLNKIDLVDDPELLELVELELRELLTHYGFPGDEIPIVRGSAKGAYDAPKDPKTIKCIEELLDAVDSYIPEPVREVDKPFLMAVEDVFSIEGRGTVATGRIERGIVKVGDDVEIIGLSEKPRKVVCTGVEMFNKTLDQGQAGDNVGCLLRGIKREEIERGQVLAKPGSITPHTKFEAEVYVLSKEEGGRHTPFFSGYRPQFYFRTTDVTGTANLMGDAEMCMPGDNARISVELQTPIAMDDGVRFAIREGGRTVGSGVVTKIHA
- the secE gene encoding preprotein translocase subunit SecE codes for the protein MNGFWRDMFRLGLYKRNQGRITRQVTFAALALVALLGSWRISESLGGTAYVRYGIPALLAAVGLWLCFRLVNMPRFADFLIAVEAEMSKVSWPTRKELFRGSIVVIVTIVVLATVLVLFDLLWQSLLRLLGVGVG